The DNA segment GAACCCTTTGACTGGCGTCCAATGACAACAATCGGACGCGGCGTTAACGAAATCAGGATCACCGAGGATTCAGGGGCGTTCAGAGTGTTTTACGTGGCCAACCGACCTGAAGCGATCTATGTGCTGCATGTCACGCACAAAACCACACGTAAAACCGAAACGCGAGATATCGAACTGGCACGCGCCAGATACCAGGAAATCAGGTAAAACCATGACGGATCATCAGAACAACTCCCAGCGCTATTCAAGTGTCTGGGATGCACTGGAAGACACGCCGCAGGACGCGGCTAACATGCGTTTGCGGGCCAAGCTGATGCGCACACTTTGCGAGACCATCCGAGCTTGGGAGCTTC comes from the Pseudomonas granadensis genome and includes:
- a CDS encoding type II toxin-antitoxin system RelE/ParE family toxin: MPRNKDVEFIGNALKDLKALPIDARRAAGFQLDLLQRGDEPFDWRPMTTIGRGVNEIRITEDSGAFRVFYVANRPEAIYVLHVTHKTTRKTETRDIELARARYQEIR